In the genome of Ignisphaera cupida, one region contains:
- the eno gene encoding phosphopyruvate hydratase, with protein MSNPYVIRFVDAIQVLDSRGDPTVEVMVETVGGGIGRAIAPAGASRGKYEALELRDGDAAKFKGRSVTKAVSNVINYIAPAIQGIDARRQREIDRIMIQVDGTANKSRLGANAILATSLAVAKAAADTAKIPLFQYLGGIDSRILPIPLLNIINGGAHAGNELAVQEFMIVPIGFETFSEAMRAAVEIYKELKSVLKNMYGASAVNVGDEGGYAPPMKYVREAISTLLKAIKNCGYDPEKQVRISLDAAASQFYDESSKTYVIDGSKLAREKLLEYWKSIAIEFNILSIEDPFNEEDFEAYAELKKELKNKTIIVGDDLTVTSVERLEIAIKHNSVSAVIVKPNQIGTLSETLDFITLAKNNNIYTIISHRSGESEDNTIAHLAVAVKGPFIKTGAPARGERTAKYNELLRIEKYLSADATYAGKLLKM; from the coding sequence ATGTCTAATCCATATGTAATAAGATTTGTAGATGCCATACAAGTTTTAGATTCACGTGGAGATCCAACGGTAGAAGTCATGGTTGAAACTGTTGGTGGTGGAATTGGCAGGGCAATAGCACCTGCAGGAGCTTCTAGAGGAAAATACGAAGCTTTGGAACTTAGAGATGGGGATGCCGCAAAGTTTAAGGGACGTAGTGTAACCAAGGCTGTTTCAAATGTTATTAATTATATTGCTCCAGCAATACAAGGCATTGATGCAAGAAGACAGAGAGAAATAGATAGGATAATGATTCAAGTTGATGGAACTGCAAATAAGTCTAGGCTAGGTGCAAATGCAATTCTAGCAACAAGTTTGGCTGTTGCAAAAGCAGCTGCAGATACTGCTAAAATTCCTTTGTTTCAGTATTTAGGTGGTATAGACAGTAGAATATTGCCTATACCACTTTTGAACATAATTAATGGAGGAGCTCATGCAGGAAATGAGTTAGCTGTTCAAGAATTTATGATAGTTCCAATAGGGTTTGAAACATTTTCAGAGGCTATGAGGGCTGCTGTCGAGATATACAAAGAATTGAAATCAGTATTAAAGAACATGTATGGAGCTTCAGCAGTTAATGTTGGTGATGAGGGAGGTTATGCTCCACCAATGAAATATGTTAGAGAAGCTATTTCAACTCTTTTAAAAGCTATTAAAAACTGTGGTTATGATCCAGAAAAGCAGGTTAGAATATCACTTGATGCTGCAGCATCACAATTCTATGATGAGTCCAGCAAAACATATGTAATAGATGGCTCTAAATTAGCTAGAGAAAAACTTTTGGAGTATTGGAAATCAATTGCAATAGAGTTTAATATCTTAAGTATTGAGGACCCATTCAATGAAGAAGACTTCGAAGCATATGCAGAACTTAAAAAAGAATTGAAGAATAAAACAATTATTGTTGGCGATGATTTAACAGTAACAAGTGTTGAAAGACTTGAGATAGCAATTAAACATAATTCGGTTTCAGCAGTTATAGTTAAACCAAATCAAATAGGAACATTATCAGAAACGCTTGATTTTATTACATTAGCTAAAAACAACAACATTTATACCATAATTAGCCATAGAAGTGGAGAAAGTGAGGATAACACAATAGCACACTTAGCGGTAGCAGTTAAAGGACCATTTATAAAGACTGGTGCACCAGCAAGAGGAGAGAGAACAGCTAAGTATAATGAATTATTGAGAATTGAAAAGTATCTTAGTGCCGATGCTACATATGCTGGAAAACTATTGAAGATGTAA
- a CDS encoding chromatin protein Cren7: MARKESRKTLNKCPKCGTIVDSPTKTWQLIAPIPDSAGRVTITIMGVFECPNCGYKWRGVVSKMKVGGGDVEIEGVKKTITLEERPERSEKVIELDLSELSIEEEE, from the coding sequence ATGGCTAGAAAAGAGAGTCGAAAAACTTTAAACAAATGCCCGAAATGTGGAACAATTGTAGACTCACCAACAAAAACATGGCAATTAATAGCACCAATACCCGATAGTGCTGGAAGAGTTACAATAACTATTATGGGCGTTTTTGAATGTCCTAATTGTGGATATAAGTGGAGAGGTGTTGTATCTAAAATGAAAGTTGGAGGTGGTGATGTAGAAATTGAGGGTGTTAAAAAAACTATTACTTTAGAGGAAAGACCTGAAAGAAGTGAAAAAGTAATTGAGTTGGATTTAAGCGAACTCTCAATTGAAGAAGAGGAATAG